One stretch of Bradyrhizobium canariense DNA includes these proteins:
- a CDS encoding quinone oxidoreductase family protein, translating to MASAPKISDGLPVAVEARCVRLLAKADDPASLAPVVERRVLSRAANEVLIEVKAAAVNPSDVKAATGLMPYAVFPRTSGRDYAGCVIDGPAGWVGREVFGSSGDLGIRRDGTHATHLAVEADAVVEKPKNLSWEEAAGIGVPFVTAMEGLRRAGIPGNNETVLVMGVNGKVGQAATQIATWHGARVIGVVRKSEPYEGHANSNVEIIDASVVDVAACVRELTEGKGADIVFNTVGDPYFQAAHKSLALRGRQILIATIERTVPFNILEFYRGQHTYVGIDTLGLSSIATGAVLRELGPGFASGHLKPFPIKADAIRPLEEAKAAFLAVAGSSRDRVILRPS from the coding sequence ATGGCGTCAGCCCCCAAAATATCGGACGGTTTGCCCGTAGCCGTCGAGGCGCGCTGTGTCCGTCTGCTGGCGAAGGCCGACGATCCGGCTTCGCTGGCGCCGGTGGTCGAGCGCCGCGTGTTGTCACGGGCCGCCAACGAGGTGCTGATCGAGGTCAAGGCGGCGGCGGTCAATCCGTCCGACGTGAAGGCCGCCACCGGCCTGATGCCTTACGCCGTTTTCCCGCGCACATCCGGCCGCGACTACGCCGGCTGTGTGATCGATGGCCCGGCCGGCTGGGTCGGGCGCGAGGTATTCGGCTCATCGGGCGATCTTGGAATCCGGCGCGACGGTACGCACGCCACGCATCTTGCCGTCGAGGCCGATGCCGTGGTGGAGAAACCGAAAAACCTGTCGTGGGAGGAGGCCGCCGGTATCGGTGTTCCCTTCGTGACCGCGATGGAGGGCCTTCGCCGTGCCGGCATACCTGGGAACAACGAAACCGTGCTGGTCATGGGCGTCAACGGCAAGGTCGGTCAGGCCGCGACTCAAATCGCAACGTGGCACGGCGCGCGCGTCATCGGCGTGGTGCGCAAGAGCGAACCCTACGAAGGTCATGCCAATTCAAACGTCGAGATCATCGATGCCTCGGTAGTCGATGTCGCGGCCTGCGTTCGCGAGCTAACGGAAGGCAAGGGCGCCGATATCGTTTTCAACACTGTCGGCGATCCCTATTTCCAGGCGGCGCACAAATCGCTGGCTTTGCGCGGCCGTCAGATCCTGATCGCGACCATCGAACGGACCGTGCCATTCAACATTCTGGAATTCTATCGCGGCCAGCATACGTACGTCGGCATCGATACGCTGGGACTTTCGTCGATTGCGACCGGCGCGGTGCTCAGGGAGCTCGGTCCCGGTTTTGCCAGTGGTCATCTCAAGCCGTTCCCGATCAAGGCTGATGCCATCCGTCCGCTGGAAGAAGCCAAGGCTGCGTTTCTCGCGGTCGCGGGTTCGTCACGGGATCGCGTCATCCTGCGGCCGTCGTGA
- the paaI gene encoding hydroxyphenylacetyl-CoA thioesterase PaaI has product MNVKATLSPDDLARACADAMWKEDDASQGLGMEILEIKPGQATLAMTVQPHMVNGQRIAHGGFIFTLADSAFAFACNTHNDRVVAAQGNITFIRPGKLGDRLVATAKEISRSGRSGIYDVRVTVDDTVIAEFRGHSRAISGTWLPAETDTN; this is encoded by the coding sequence GTGAACGTCAAGGCCACGCTGTCGCCAGATGACCTCGCACGCGCCTGTGCCGACGCGATGTGGAAGGAAGACGACGCCAGCCAAGGCCTCGGCATGGAGATCCTCGAGATCAAGCCGGGCCAGGCGACGCTGGCGATGACCGTCCAGCCGCACATGGTCAACGGCCAGCGGATCGCCCATGGCGGTTTCATCTTTACGCTGGCGGATTCGGCGTTCGCTTTTGCCTGTAACACCCATAATGACCGCGTCGTCGCGGCCCAGGGCAACATCACCTTCATCCGGCCGGGCAAGCTCGGCGACCGGCTGGTCGCAACGGCGAAGGAAATTTCCCGCAGCGGGCGGTCCGGCATCTATGATGTGCGCGTCACCGTTGATGATACCGTGATCGCAGAATTTCGCGGCCATTCCCGCGCCATCAGCGGGACATGGCTGCCGGCAGAGACCGACACCAACTAA
- the paaK gene encoding phenylacetate--CoA ligase PaaK, with protein sequence MASTNQGSGYNAEMDETERASRDEIMALQTKRLAWSLAHAYANVAHYKNAFDKAGVHPSDFKQLADLAKFPFTVKTDLRDNYPFNMFAVPREKLVRVHASSGTTGKPIVVGYTRADIDMWSDMMARSIRAAGGRTGMIMHNAYGYGLFTGGLGAHYGAERLGCTVVPVSGGMTERQVQLINDFKPDIITVTPSYMLAILDEFKKQGLDPRKSSLKFGIFGAEPWTNAMRAEIEAAFDMDATDIYGLSEVIGPGVAQECVETKDGLHVWEDHFYPEVIDPETGQVLPDGEKGELVFTSLTKEAFPIIRYRTRDLTRLLPGTARPGMRRMEKVTGRSDDMIILRGVNVFPTQIEEVLLATDWCGGHFIIELTREGRMDEMTVLAEARPESWDGSGLTAHAEKVSTFIKNTIGISTQIRVVAPETLERSLGKARRVFDKRPKG encoded by the coding sequence ATGGCTTCGACCAACCAGGGAAGCGGTTACAACGCCGAAATGGATGAGACCGAGCGCGCCTCCCGCGACGAGATCATGGCGTTGCAAACAAAACGCCTCGCTTGGTCGCTGGCGCACGCCTATGCCAACGTCGCGCACTACAAAAACGCCTTCGACAAGGCCGGCGTGCATCCATCCGACTTCAAGCAGCTCGCGGATCTCGCCAAATTTCCGTTCACGGTGAAGACCGACCTGCGCGACAATTACCCGTTCAACATGTTCGCGGTGCCGCGCGAGAAGCTGGTCCGCGTCCACGCCTCATCCGGCACGACAGGCAAACCGATCGTGGTCGGATATACCAGGGCCGATATCGATATGTGGTCGGACATGATGGCCCGCTCGATCCGCGCCGCTGGCGGCCGCACCGGCATGATCATGCACAACGCCTATGGCTATGGCCTGTTCACCGGCGGCCTTGGCGCGCATTACGGCGCGGAGCGGCTGGGCTGCACGGTGGTGCCGGTTTCCGGCGGCATGACCGAGCGGCAGGTGCAACTCATCAACGACTTCAAGCCCGACATCATCACGGTGACGCCGAGCTACATGCTGGCGATCCTGGACGAGTTCAAGAAACAGGGTCTCGACCCGCGCAAATCGTCACTGAAGTTCGGCATTTTCGGCGCCGAGCCCTGGACCAACGCGATGCGCGCCGAGATCGAGGCGGCGTTCGACATGGACGCCACCGATATTTACGGATTGTCGGAAGTGATCGGCCCCGGCGTCGCGCAGGAATGCGTGGAGACCAAGGACGGCCTGCACGTCTGGGAAGACCACTTCTATCCGGAGGTGATCGATCCCGAGACCGGCCAAGTGCTGCCCGACGGCGAAAAGGGCGAGCTGGTTTTTACCTCGCTGACCAAGGAAGCGTTTCCGATCATCCGCTATCGCACCCGCGATCTGACGCGGTTGTTGCCAGGCACCGCGCGGCCGGGCATGCGGCGCATGGAAAAGGTCACCGGGCGTTCCGACGACATGATCATCCTGCGCGGCGTCAATGTGTTCCCGACCCAGATCGAGGAGGTATTGCTCGCCACCGACTGGTGCGGCGGCCACTTCATCATCGAGCTGACGCGCGAAGGCCGCATGGACGAGATGACGGTGCTGGCGGAAGCGCGGCCGGAAAGCTGGGACGGCAGCGGCTTGACCGCTCATGCCGAGAAGGTTTCGACCTTTATCAAGAACACCATCGGCATCAGCACGCAGATCAGGGTGGTTGCGCCGGAAACGCTGGAGCGTTCGCTGGGCAAGGCCAGGCGGGTGTTCGACAAGCGGCCGAAGGGATAA
- the iaaH gene encoding indoleacetamide hydrolase, which produces MADSSSPTAAEIVASIRSKKTTAVSAVRAALERAEQLKDLNAFIILNRDGALAAAAQVDEGKKTGPLAGLPVVVKDNINTDDMPTSGGTPALQNARPTGNAPSLQKLLDAGAIIIGKTNMHELAFGITSTNLSSFAGPVRNPYDKTRIPGGSSGGTSAAIAARITTCGLGSDTGGSTRVPAALTGTVGLRPSVGNGGAQRRYHDANMVVPISHTRDTVGPMGRTVADVALLDSVITGTPMAEAEPLRGKRLGIPAAFWSGLDRDVEAVARAARAKLRDAGVVLVDADIAGLFEQNAKVSFPVALHEPIDDIAAYLKASGIEGITLADIAAKIASPDVKGAFGAITADAFGAAYQDAITVQRPALQKMYETYFHDNNLDGILFPTTVAPAPAIHTEKGSGEMSINGDEPVPTFDTMIRNTDPGSNAGIPGLSLFAGMTPGGLPVGLEIDGPVGSDTKLLALGLSIEGILGSAPPPKI; this is translated from the coding sequence ATGGCCGATTCCAGTTCTCCTACCGCGGCCGAGATCGTCGCTTCCATCCGCAGCAAAAAGACGACTGCCGTCAGCGCCGTGCGGGCGGCGCTCGAACGCGCGGAGCAACTTAAAGACCTCAACGCATTCATTATCCTGAACAGGGATGGGGCGCTGGCGGCAGCGGCTCAGGTCGATGAGGGCAAGAAGACCGGCCCCCTCGCCGGTCTGCCCGTTGTCGTCAAGGACAACATCAATACCGATGACATGCCGACGTCGGGCGGCACCCCGGCGCTGCAGAACGCGCGACCGACAGGGAATGCGCCGTCGCTGCAGAAATTGCTGGACGCCGGCGCCATCATCATCGGCAAAACCAACATGCATGAGCTCGCGTTCGGGATAACCAGCACCAATCTCTCGTCATTCGCAGGGCCCGTGAGAAATCCCTATGACAAGACCCGGATTCCCGGTGGCTCATCAGGTGGAACGTCAGCGGCGATCGCTGCGCGCATCACTACTTGCGGGCTGGGATCCGATACTGGCGGTTCGACCCGCGTACCGGCGGCGCTGACCGGTACCGTCGGGCTGCGACCGTCGGTCGGCAACGGTGGCGCGCAACGGCGCTACCACGATGCCAACATGGTGGTTCCGATCAGTCATACCCGCGACACCGTTGGGCCGATGGGCCGCACGGTCGCGGATGTGGCGTTACTCGACTCCGTCATTACCGGCACTCCGATGGCCGAAGCGGAGCCACTGCGCGGCAAGCGGCTTGGCATTCCCGCCGCGTTCTGGAGCGGGCTTGATCGCGATGTAGAAGCCGTCGCCAGGGCTGCGCGCGCGAAACTCAGGGATGCCGGGGTCGTTCTGGTCGATGCCGATATCGCCGGACTGTTCGAACAGAATGCCAAGGTCTCGTTCCCGGTCGCACTGCATGAACCGATCGACGATATCGCCGCCTATCTCAAGGCTTCCGGCATCGAGGGCATCACGCTGGCCGACATTGCCGCTAAGATCGCCAGCCCCGACGTCAAGGGCGCATTCGGCGCCATCACCGCCGATGCCTTCGGCGCCGCCTACCAGGATGCCATCACGGTACAGCGGCCGGCGCTGCAGAAGATGTACGAGACGTATTTCCACGACAACAATCTGGACGGCATCCTGTTTCCGACCACGGTTGCTCCGGCCCCGGCGATCCACACGGAGAAAGGATCGGGCGAAATGTCGATCAATGGCGATGAGCCGGTGCCAACGTTCGACACCATGATCCGCAACACCGACCCTGGCAGCAATGCCGGCATTCCCGGCCTGTCGTTATTCGCAGGCATGACGCCGGGCGGCCTGCCGGTCGGACTCGAGATCGATGGTCCCGTCGGCAGCGATACGAAGCTGCTGGCGCTCGGGCTTTCCATCGAGGGCATCCTGGGCTCGGCGCCACCGCCGAAGATCTAG
- the paaE gene encoding 1,2-phenylacetyl-CoA epoxidase subunit PaaE — MSYAPRFHRLAVNDLRREAPDAVSLTFTIPQELADDYSFAPGQYLTLRMTMDGEEVRRSYSICSGPDDGELRIAVKKVDGGAFSSWAADELKAGDELDVMTPTGRFGVAPAPGEARVYVGFAAGSGITPILSIVKGVLAREPDSRFFLFYGNRSTGGMLFREALEELKDRFMQRLSVFHVISGEEQDIPILHGRLDGEKVRVLLRSLVPASSVDHVFICGPTGMSEDIETTCRDIDISEDRIHVERFVSGLGGKPRAKAIVPISAPPKAVASLVIDGKRREVPVAEGESILDAALRAGMDLPFACKGGMCSTCRAKLVEGDAEMEVNYSLEPWELEAGFILTCQARPVSEKVVVDYDHV, encoded by the coding sequence ATGTCCTATGCACCACGTTTCCATCGTCTGGCGGTCAACGATCTGCGCCGTGAGGCGCCCGATGCGGTATCGCTGACGTTTACGATTCCCCAAGAGCTGGCGGACGATTACAGCTTCGCGCCCGGGCAGTACCTGACCTTGCGCATGACCATGGACGGCGAGGAAGTCCGCCGCTCCTATTCGATCTGCTCCGGGCCCGACGACGGCGAGCTGCGCATCGCGGTGAAGAAGGTCGATGGCGGCGCGTTTTCGAGCTGGGCTGCCGACGAGTTGAAAGCCGGCGACGAACTGGACGTGATGACGCCGACCGGCCGTTTCGGCGTCGCGCCCGCGCCCGGCGAGGCGCGGGTCTATGTCGGCTTTGCCGCGGGCTCCGGCATCACGCCGATCCTGTCGATCGTCAAAGGTGTGCTGGCGCGCGAACCCGATAGCCGGTTCTTTCTGTTCTATGGCAATCGTTCGACCGGTGGCATGCTGTTTCGTGAAGCGCTGGAGGAACTGAAAGACCGCTTCATGCAGCGACTGTCGGTATTCCACGTCATTTCAGGCGAAGAACAGGATATCCCGATCTTGCATGGCAGGCTCGATGGCGAGAAGGTGAGGGTGCTGTTGCGCTCGCTGGTCCCGGCGTCGAGCGTCGATCATGTCTTTATTTGCGGCCCGACCGGCATGAGCGAGGACATCGAGACGACCTGCCGCGACATCGACATTTCGGAAGACCGTATTCATGTCGAGCGCTTTGTTTCCGGCTTAGGCGGCAAGCCGCGCGCCAAAGCCATCGTACCGATAAGCGCGCCGCCAAAGGCAGTGGCCTCGCTCGTCATTGACGGCAAGCGCCGCGAGGTGCCGGTCGCGGAAGGGGAGTCCATTCTCGATGCCGCCTTGCGCGCCGGCATGGATCTGCCATTCGCCTGCAAGGGCGGCATGTGCTCGACCTGCCGCGCCAAGCTCGTCGAGGGCGATGCCGAGATGGAGGTGAACTATTCGCTCGAGCCGTGGGAGCTCGAGGCGGGATTCATTCTCACCTGCCAGGCGCGGCCGGTGTCGGAAAAGGTCGTGGTGGATTACGACCATGTCTAG
- the paaD gene encoding 1,2-phenylacetyl-CoA epoxidase subunit PaaD → MVTTTLSDSELRQRAWDTAAQVVDPEIPVLTIADLGVLRDVAVSDGHVEVAITPTYSGCPAMNMIALEIELALEREGFRQPKIRTVLSPAWTTDWMSDDGRRKLHDYGIAPPQAGSGRRALFGEQQVACPQCGSGDTEVLSEFGSTSCKALWRCKSCREPFDYFKCH, encoded by the coding sequence ATGGTGACCACGACACTCAGCGATAGCGAATTGCGGCAGCGCGCATGGGACACTGCGGCGCAAGTCGTCGATCCCGAGATTCCGGTTCTCACCATCGCCGATCTCGGCGTGCTCCGCGACGTCGCGGTGAGCGATGGTCACGTCGAGGTCGCGATCACGCCGACCTATTCCGGCTGCCCGGCGATGAACATGATTGCGCTCGAAATCGAACTGGCGCTGGAGCGCGAAGGGTTTCGCCAGCCGAAAATTCGCACCGTGCTGTCGCCGGCCTGGACCACGGACTGGATGAGCGACGACGGCCGCCGCAAGCTCCACGACTATGGCATCGCGCCGCCGCAGGCTGGAAGCGGGCGCCGCGCCCTGTTCGGCGAACAGCAGGTGGCGTGTCCGCAATGCGGCTCTGGGGATACCGAAGTGCTCTCCGAATTCGGCTCGACCTCCTGCAAGGCGCTGTGGCGCTGCAAGAGCTGCCGCGAGCCGTTCGATTACTTTAAGTGCCATTGA
- the paaC gene encoding 1,2-phenylacetyl-CoA epoxidase subunit PaaC: MAVASIAVTETPLVLYTLRRADDALILGHRLSEWCGHAPMLEEDMALANMGLDLLGQARELYGYAAKVEGNGNDEDKFAYLRDVRQYRNLLLVEQPNGDFAQTMVRQFFYAAFADLYWRAMMKSSDPTLAAIAAKSEKESAYHLRHSSEWIVRLGDGTEESHRRAQTAIDLLWAYTGEMFHVDGSERGLIDAGIAIDPAALRPQWLKTVSEIVSEATLVLPKSDWMQQGGRDGRHSEHLGHLLSELQSMQRTFPGATW, from the coding sequence ATGGCTGTCGCGTCCATTGCCGTCACCGAAACCCCACTGGTGCTGTACACGCTGCGTCGCGCCGACGATGCGCTGATTCTGGGGCATCGGCTGTCGGAATGGTGCGGTCACGCGCCGATGCTGGAAGAGGACATGGCACTTGCCAATATGGGTCTCGATCTGCTCGGCCAGGCGCGCGAGCTCTACGGTTATGCCGCAAAGGTCGAAGGCAACGGTAACGACGAGGACAAATTCGCTTACCTCCGTGACGTCAGGCAGTACCGCAACCTGCTGCTGGTGGAACAGCCGAACGGCGATTTCGCGCAGACCATGGTGCGACAGTTCTTCTATGCCGCTTTCGCCGATCTCTACTGGCGCGCGATGATGAAGTCGAGCGACCCGACACTCGCAGCGATCGCCGCCAAATCCGAAAAGGAAAGCGCCTATCATCTAAGGCATTCGTCGGAATGGATCGTCCGCCTTGGTGACGGCACCGAGGAAAGCCATCGTCGTGCGCAAACGGCGATCGACCTTCTCTGGGCTTACACCGGCGAGATGTTCCATGTCGACGGCAGCGAACGCGGCCTGATCGATGCCGGCATTGCGATCGATCCTGCGGCGTTGCGTCCGCAGTGGCTCAAGACCGTTTCCGAAATCGTAAGCGAAGCGACACTTGTTTTGCCCAAAAGCGACTGGATGCAGCAGGGCGGCCGCGATGGCCGGCACAGCGAGCATCTCGGTCATCTGCTCAGCGAACTTCAATCGATGCAGCGCACGTTTCCGGGTGCCACATGGTGA
- the paaB gene encoding 1,2-phenylacetyl-CoA epoxidase subunit PaaB, which translates to MATPNSPLWEVFIRSRNGLAHKHVGSLHATDATLALQAARDIYTRRGEGLSIWVVPSNAITASDPSEKGMMFEPAESKIYRHPTFYDVPDEVGHM; encoded by the coding sequence ATGGCCACACCGAACAGTCCGCTCTGGGAAGTCTTTATTCGCAGCCGCAACGGCCTTGCGCATAAGCATGTCGGCTCGCTGCATGCGACCGATGCGACGCTGGCGCTACAGGCCGCTCGCGATATCTACACGCGGCGCGGCGAGGGGCTGTCGATCTGGGTGGTGCCGTCGAATGCGATCACCGCGTCTGATCCGTCCGAGAAGGGCATGATGTTCGAACCGGCGGAATCCAAGATCTATCGCCATCCGACTTTCTATGACGTGCCGGACGAAGTCGGACATATGTGA
- the paaA gene encoding 1,2-phenylacetyl-CoA epoxidase subunit PaaA, with product MYTQALNTSDAEDRNIEDAGRAAQFQARIDVDDRIEPNDWMPAAYRKTLTRQISQHAHSEIVGMLPEGNWITRAPSLRRKAALLAKVQDECGHGLYLYAAAETLGTSREELVDLMLAGKAKYSSIFNYPTLTWADIGAIGWLVDGAAIMNQIPLCRCSYGPYARAMIRVCKEESFHQRQGYEIMLTLSRGTEEQKAMAQSALDRWWWPVLMMFGPPDKASQHSDTSTKWKIKRFSNDELRQKFVDATVPQAQYLGLTIPDPGMKQNAAGNWEYSAIDWNEFNQVLAGNGPCNRDRLAARRKAHDEGAWVREAAQAYAEKRRQRQAA from the coding sequence ATGTACACGCAAGCGCTCAACACGTCGGACGCCGAAGACCGCAACATCGAGGATGCCGGCCGCGCTGCGCAGTTTCAGGCGCGTATCGATGTTGACGATCGCATCGAGCCGAATGACTGGATGCCGGCGGCCTATCGCAAGACGCTGACGCGGCAGATTTCCCAGCACGCCCATTCCGAAATTGTCGGCATGCTTCCCGAAGGCAATTGGATCACGCGGGCGCCATCGCTGCGCCGCAAGGCTGCGCTGCTCGCCAAGGTGCAGGACGAATGCGGCCACGGACTTTATCTTTACGCCGCCGCTGAGACGCTCGGCACCTCGCGCGAGGAACTGGTCGATTTGATGCTCGCCGGCAAAGCCAAATATTCCTCGATTTTCAATTATCCGACGCTGACCTGGGCTGACATCGGCGCGATCGGCTGGCTGGTCGATGGCGCGGCGATCATGAATCAGATTCCGCTATGCCGCTGCTCGTATGGACCCTATGCGCGCGCGATGATCCGGGTTTGCAAGGAAGAGTCTTTTCATCAGCGCCAGGGTTATGAGATCATGCTGACGCTGTCGCGCGGCACCGAGGAGCAGAAGGCGATGGCGCAGAGCGCGCTCGATCGCTGGTGGTGGCCGGTGCTGATGATGTTCGGTCCGCCTGACAAAGCGAGCCAGCACAGCGACACCTCGACCAAATGGAAGATCAAGCGGTTCTCGAACGACGAACTGCGCCAGAAATTCGTCGACGCCACGGTGCCGCAGGCGCAGTATCTCGGCCTTACCATTCCCGACCCCGGCATGAAGCAGAACGCGGCGGGAAACTGGGAGTATAGCGCGATCGACTGGAACGAATTCAATCAGGTGCTGGCCGGCAACGGCCCGTGCAACCGCGATCGTCTGGCCGCGCGCCGCAAGGCGCATGATGAAGGCGCCTGGGTGCGCGAGGCCGCGCAAGCCTATGCCGAGAAACGCCGGCAACGGCAGGCCGCGTAA
- the paaX gene encoding phenylacetic acid degradation operon negative regulatory protein PaaX, with translation MPQPLARIIEQLKREPSRTGSIVITVFGDAIVPRGGSVWLGTLLEFFKALDIDSGVVRTAMSRLAADGWLERNKVGRNSFYRLVKKGQQTFDAATRHIYDPPPSDWTGRFELLLIGNAGDRDASRDALRNAGFGSPLPGVWIAPSGVPVPEEAAAAIRLEVSAEDESGRRLLGESWPLDRTADAYLKFMKTFEPLRGWIVRRETLSDADAFTARILLIHHYRRVVLRDPLLPTALLPKDWPGRAARQLCGEIYRGLLPQSEQWLDRHATNEHGALPKANGELARRFGET, from the coding sequence ATGCCGCAGCCGCTTGCCCGCATCATCGAACAACTCAAGCGCGAACCTTCGCGCACCGGCTCTATCGTCATCACCGTGTTCGGCGACGCGATCGTGCCGCGTGGCGGTTCGGTCTGGCTCGGAACGCTGCTCGAGTTTTTCAAGGCGCTCGATATCGACAGCGGCGTGGTGCGCACCGCGATGTCGCGGCTTGCCGCCGATGGATGGCTTGAGCGTAATAAAGTCGGCCGCAACAGTTTCTATCGGCTGGTCAAGAAGGGACAGCAGACCTTCGATGCCGCAACCCGGCACATCTACGATCCGCCGCCGTCCGACTGGACCGGGCGTTTCGAACTGCTGCTGATCGGAAACGCCGGGGATCGCGATGCCTCTCGCGATGCGCTGAGGAACGCTGGTTTCGGAAGCCCGCTGCCCGGCGTATGGATCGCGCCATCGGGCGTGCCCGTTCCAGAAGAAGCCGCGGCCGCGATCCGCCTCGAGGTGTCCGCCGAGGACGAGAGCGGCCGGCGGCTGCTCGGCGAAAGCTGGCCGCTCGATCGTACCGCCGACGCTTATCTGAAATTCATGAAAACCTTCGAGCCGTTGCGTGGCTGGATTGTCCGCCGGGAAACCCTGTCGGACGCGGACGCTTTCACCGCGCGAATCCTGCTGATCCACCATTACCGCCGCGTGGTGTTGCGCGACCCGCTGCTGCCGACGGCTTTACTGCCCAAGGATTGGCCGGGCAGGGCGGCGCGCCAGCTCTGCGGCGAAATCTATCGCGGGCTACTTCCACAGTCCGAGCAATGGCTTGACCGCCACGCGACCAACGAACACGGGGCGTTGCCGAAGGCGAATGGCGAGCTGGCGCGACGGTTCGGTGAGACGTAA
- a CDS encoding esterase/lipase family protein, giving the protein MSVAAQTLHPPSKTLMFLEGRAIHELGAFLGALPLLSLAPRGDGHPVLVLPGLVASDVSTRPLRAFLKSRGYAVSGWRQGRNLGLREGVQHAMVDLVQELSDAHGRKISLVGWSLGGLYARQLAKMMPDRVRSVITLGSPFAGSPKATNAWRVYEIASGRRADEEDTRFGGSLADTPPVPTTAIFSRTDGICAWQGCMEKTSATSESIEVESSHCGMGHHPAVVYAVADRLAQPEGKWAPFDRSGWRSVVYPDPNR; this is encoded by the coding sequence ATGTCCGTCGCCGCGCAGACACTTCACCCGCCGTCCAAGACGCTGATGTTTCTGGAAGGGCGAGCCATCCACGAACTGGGTGCCTTTCTTGGGGCCTTGCCGCTTCTCAGCCTCGCGCCACGAGGCGACGGACACCCGGTATTGGTATTGCCGGGGCTGGTCGCTTCCGACGTCTCGACGCGGCCGTTGCGCGCATTTCTGAAAAGCCGTGGCTATGCGGTCAGCGGCTGGCGTCAGGGCCGCAATCTCGGCCTGCGCGAAGGCGTGCAGCACGCGATGGTCGATCTGGTGCAGGAATTGAGTGACGCCCATGGGCGCAAGATCAGCCTTGTCGGCTGGAGCCTGGGTGGTCTTTACGCACGCCAGCTTGCCAAGATGATGCCGGATCGGGTGCGCTCGGTGATCACGCTCGGCAGCCCGTTTGCCGGCAGTCCGAAGGCGACGAATGCCTGGCGCGTCTATGAGATCGCGAGCGGCCGCCGCGCCGACGAAGAGGATACGCGCTTTGGCGGATCGTTGGCGGATACGCCGCCGGTGCCGACGACCGCGATCTTCAGCCGCACCGACGGCATCTGCGCCTGGCAGGGCTGCATGGAGAAAACCTCGGCGACGTCGGAAAGCATCGAGGTGGAAAGCAGCCATTGCGGCATGGGCCATCATCCAGCGGTGGTCTATGCGGTCGCCGATCGTCTGGCGCAGCCCGAAGGCAAATGGGCGCCGTTCGACCGCAGCGGCTGGCGCAGCGTCGTCTATCCCGATCCCAACAGGTAA